One Nocardia sp. BMG111209 DNA segment encodes these proteins:
- a CDS encoding acyl-CoA carboxylase epsilon subunit has translation MNEPIVRIERGNPDDLELAAVLIALAAVAARPADTAGDQPAPVRWLRRERRIAFVASHSWAAA, from the coding sequence ATGAACGAACCCATCGTACGGATCGAGCGGGGCAACCCCGACGACCTCGAACTGGCCGCGGTGCTGATCGCCCTCGCGGCGGTCGCGGCCCGGCCCGCCGACACCGCCGGCGACCAGCCCGCCCCGGTCCGCTGGCTGCGCCGGGAACGCCGCATCGCCTTCGTCGCCTCGCACAGCTGGGCCGCGGCGTGA